In Daphnia pulex isolate KAP4 chromosome 7, ASM2113471v1, one genomic interval encodes:
- the LOC124198642 gene encoding insulin-degrading enzyme-like encodes MRMLFSSCAVVVNIVTVARISCKLNLRSKLLFGNSTLLFRQSSSSPIVKMEGKNSYKRWDNIVKSEQDKREYRGLLLNNEMKILLVSDPSTDKSAAAMEVNVGHMCDPQDLPGLAHFCEHMLFLGTEKYPVENEYPRFLSEHGGSSNAFTASDHTNYYFDVVPLQLSAALDRFAQFFLTPLFTESATDREVNAVDSEHVKNIPSDAWRLSQLEKSTSNPNHPYSKFGTGNKETLDTIPKERGIQVREELLKFHKKWYSANLMSLVVLGQESLDELEKLCVGLFAEVENKNVESPEWKEHPFGPENLQVRGLVVPVKDIRNLNITFPVPDMREHYATQPERYLSHLIGHEGPGSLLSELKNRGWVNSLMAGESSGAKGFAFFGINVDLTEDGIEHVDHIVTLAFQYLNMLRKLGPQKWVFDELEGLSRVQFRFKDKEKPQSYVCSLASKLQYYPMEEVISGDYSFKEWKPELVTSLLDMLTPEKIRIAVIGKKFEAVADSKETWYGTAYKMEKIDLKDIETWGNAGLSDKLHMPHRNEFIPEKLDLVPREETQAWPITLKNSQLSRVWFKQDAEFLLPKAVVYIEMFSPIAYLDPLRCSQVCLLASLFHDALNEFTYAAEVAGLGYALQSTKYGLQLSLKGYNDKLPTLLQKLIEKLTTFVVDPQRFKILKESYVRALQNFRAEQPYQHATYHTNMLLAERAWSKTDLLNSTDDLTVESLQSFIPFLFSQLHLEFLFHGNLTKQQAMDMVDTVESGLQTHFATKPLLPCQLIRDREVQMNDGANFLFCADNEVHATHCVETYLQLGLEDKRSNMLLELAMQILKEPCFNVLRTQEQLGYIVFSGVRRAHGVQGLRFIVQSEKTPAYVDGRIEAFLHGMEQTLKEMSVEEFERHKTALSVRRQEKPKQLSHRAVRYWSEITTGQYFFERDDVEVEELMQITHQELLEFFSSYVFHQSPMRRKMAVHIVASNVSLEKSEPVVHTNGGVTLSQPPPQIKETELVEDVAAFKKSLPLFPLAASTDKNNILATKAKL; translated from the exons ATCACCTATAGTAAAAATGGAAGGAAAGAATTCCTATAAAAGGTGGGATAACATTGTGAAATCTGAGCAGGATAAAAGGGAATACAGAGGATTGTTGCTgaacaatgaaatgaaaattttactaGTAAGCGACCCATCAACTGATaagtctgctgctgctatggAGGTGAATGTTG GACACATGTGTGACCCCCAAGATTTACCAGGACTTGCTCACTTTTGTGAACACATGCTTTTTCTGGGAACTGAGAAATATCCAGTGGAGAATGAATATCCAAGATTTCTCAGTGAACACG GTGGCAGTTCAAATGCCTTCACAGCATCAGATCACACCAACTATTACTTTGATGTTGTCCCTCTCCAACTGTCGGCGGCATTAGATCGTTTTGCACAGTTTTTCCTTACCCCACTTTTCACAGAGAGTGCAACAGACAGGGAAGTTAACGCCGTAGACTCGGAGCACGTCAAAAATATCCCGAGCGATGCTTGGCGTCTTTCACAGCTCGAAAAGTCTACTTCTAACCCGAACCATCCTTATTCCAAGTTCGGTACTGGTAACAAAGAGACATTAGACACCATTCCCAAAGAAAGAGGAATCCAAGTTCGTGAAGAATTACTGAAGTTTCATAAGAAATGGTATTCAGCAAATTTGATGTCTTTAGTCGTACTTGGACAAG AATCCCTAGATGAACTTGAGAAACTCTGTGTCGGGCTATTCGCCGAAGTTGAGAATAAAAATGTGGAATCCCCTGAGTGGAAAGAACATCCATTCGGTCCTGAAAATCTTCAAGTTAGAGGACTAGTTGTCCCAGTCAAAGATATTCGCAACTTGAATATCACCTTTCCAGTACCTGACATGAGGGAACATTATGCAACCCAA CCGGAACGTTACCTTAGCCACTTGATTGGCCATGAAGGACCAGGCAGTTTGTTATCCGAATTGAAAAATCGAGGATGGGTCAACTCACTTATGGCTGGAGAAAGCAGCGGAGCTAAGGGATTTGCCTTCTTCGGAATTAACGTTGACCTGACCGAAGATGGAATTGAACATGTGGATCATATAGTCACTCTAGCTTTCCAA TACCTGAACATGTTACGAAAGCTGGGACCACAAAAATGGGTATTTGATGAACTAGAAGGTCTTTCTAGGGTGCAATTCCGATTCAAGGATAAGGAGAAGCCGCAGTCGTACGTGTGCAGCCTGGCTTCCAAGCTCCAGTACTATCCCATGGAGGAGGTCATCAGCGGCGATTATTCCTTCAAAGAATGGAAACCAGAATTGGTCACTTCCTTATTGGATATGTTGACCCCGGAAAAAATCCG CATCGCTGTTATTGGCAAAAAGTTTGAAGCAGTAGCTGACTCCAAGGAGACATGGTACGGAACAGCATACAAGATGgagaaaattgatttaaaggaCATTGAGACATGGGGAAATGCCGGACTGTCGGACAAACTGCATATGCCGCATCGTAACGAATTCATCCCCGAGAAACTGGATCTTGTCCCCAGAGAAGAA acTCAAGCCTGGCCAATCACCTTAAAAAATAGTCAACTCAGTCGTGTGTGGTTCAAGCAGGATGCAGAGTTCTTACTTCCCAAAGCGGTGGTCTACATTGAGATGTTCAG CCCCATAGCTTACTTGGATCCTTTGCGTTGCTCTCAAGTCTGTCTACTGGCGAGTTTGTTTCATGACGCGCTGAATGAATTCACTTACGCCGCTGAAGTCGCTGGATTAGGATATGCTCTTCAAAGTACCAAATATGGTCTTCAG CTGAGCCTCAAGGGTTACAACGATAAGCTGCCAACTCTTTTGCAAAAATTGATTGAGAAGCTGACAACGTTTGTTGTTGATCCTCAACGCTTTAAGATTCTCAAGGAGTCTTATGTTCGGGCATTGCAGAACTTCAG GGCTGAGCAGCCGTACCAACATGCCACGTATCATACCAACATGCTTTTAGCGGAAAGAGCCTGGTCTAAAACAGATCTACTCAACTCCACGGATGACTTGACGGTGGAATCGCTCCAGTCTTTCATCCCCTTTCTCTTCTCCCAGCTCCACTTGGAATTTCTATTTCATGGAAACCTCACCAAGCAG CAAGCCATGGACATGGTCGATACGGTGGAATCGGGTCTCCAAACTCATTTTGCTACCAAGCCACTGCTTCCCTGTCAGTTGATACGCGATCGCGAAGTTCAAATGAACGatg GGGCGAACTTCTTGTTTTGCGCCGACAACGAGGTGCACGCCACTCATTGCGTCGAAACGTACTTGCAGCTCGGCTTGGAAGACAAGCGATCCAACATGCTACTCGAACTTGCCATGCAAATCCTCAAGGAGCCATGTTTCAATGTCCTGCGAACCCAGGAGCAATTGGGTTACATCGTGTTCAGTGGCGTGAGACGAGCCCACGGTGTCCAGGGTTTGCGGTTCATCGTCCAGTCTGAAAAAACCC CTGCCTACGTGGACGGACGCATTGAGGCCTTCCTTCACGGCATGGAG CAAACGCTGAAAGAGATGTCGGTCGAAGAATTTGAACGACACAAGACGGCATTGTCTGTCCGCAGACAGGAGAAACCCAAACAGCTAAGCCACCGAGCCGTGCGCTACTGGTCAGAAATCACAACTGGACAGTATTTCTTCGAGCGTGACGACGTTGAAGTGGAGGAGCTAATGCAGATCACGCACCAAGAGCTGTTGGAGTTTTTCAGTTCGTACGTCTTTCACCAGTCGCCGATGCGCCGCAAAATGGCCGTGCATATCGTGGCGTCGAATGTTTCGCTGGAGAAATCGGAACCGGTGGTGCACACCAACGGCGGCGTCACCTTATCGCAACCGCCACCACAAATCAAGGAAACGGAACTGGTTGAGGATGTAGCGGCTTTCAAGAAAAGCCTACCCCTCTTCCCTTTGGCCGCCTCGACGGACAAGAACAACATCTTGGCGACGAAAGCCAAGctctaa